Within the Natrinema pellirubrum DSM 15624 genome, the region AGGGACGGCCAGCTGTGGACGTAGACCGTCGTGTTCCGGTGTTCGACAGCGTGGATCTCCTGTTGGTCGGCGAGGTTCCGGAGCGCTCGGTAGCAGCGTCGATCGAGGAGATCGTTGGCTTCGGACGGAGTAAGCCCGGAGGGGCGTCTGAACACGAGATGCTTGAGCGTGGACTTGGTGTCTTCTTTGCGGTGGAAGACGGCGACGCCGTCATCCACCTCGGGTCGCCAGAAGCCGTCATGGGTGGCACGATGGCCGACAACGTGTTTGCTAGCGACGTACTGACCGTTATGGTTCAGGGAGGTGTAGAAGGTGTTTGTCGAGGCAATTTGGTCGATATACCACGCCGGCACGTCGGTGCCGGCGCGGAGCTCGTCTTTGGAGGCGACTTGCTCTGTTGCAGCGTCGAATAGCACCAGTTTCAGCCTTGTTCTCGGCTGATTTCCGTGAGGCTTGTGGGGAATTGGACGCCGTCTTGCGATATGAGGTCGAAACGGCCGATCATACGGCAGTGTAAGAATCTTGCCAAACAGCACGTGGATAACCCTGACGAACCCGCTGCGCCGGACGGCGCCAGCGGGTTCGCCGAGTGGACTCAGATCGCGTTTATCCTCTTGCATGCGGAACTCGACAAAGATTTCCGAGAGACTGAAGCATGGTTCAATGACTCCAGAGCCATCCGTGAAGAGCTTAACATCGACAAATCGCCGGATCACACCACGCTCTGTCGATGGGAGCAACAGGTCGACATGCGTGAACTCCGCAGCCTGCTCCGCCGCAGTGCGGAGCAGGCTGGCTGGTCGGGAACAGCAGCAATCGACGCCAGTGGCTTCCAGCGAGATCAAACCAGCTATCATTACCGGAATCGTGCTGGCTTCTCGTTTCACAAGCTGAAGACAACGATTTTGGTCGATACAGAGTCACTGGCGATCAA harbors:
- a CDS encoding IS5-like element ISNpe14 family transposase: MRSKRPIIRQCKNLAKQHVDNPDEPAAPDGASGFAEWTQIAFILLHAELDKDFRETEAWFNDSRAIREELNIDKSPDHTTLCRWEQQVDMRELRSLLRRSAEQAGWSGTAAIDASGFQRDQTSYHYRNRAGFSFHKLKTTILVDTESLAIKDVHFTTKRKWDGHIGLQVYRRNAEDLQEFLADANYSWSDLREECRAGATRPLIKHREHNALKKAHNARMDEDLYHQRTLSETAFSLLKDDGEKLRSRSWHGQFRELTRKCIVHNLSQAAS